The Aspergillus chevalieri M1 DNA, chromosome 5, nearly complete sequence genome includes a region encoding these proteins:
- a CDS encoding uncharacterized protein (COG:K;~EggNog:ENOG410PYQI), which translates to MPLSTLGPSAYNSLPANQSFTGPTLSPWFTQPLDMPPNTAKSGDPRGSFDRSDNKAHRGHAKRIRRSPTNLNKDGQAPSYIYNNRSKAELRGSQGAGVPSASKADFMLAPSIEDTAAPECEGNTSIDLGIEQAYDLQFILNAKEYHEKLDKLELDTALFCGLDQFLPYLPDSALENSGPYSSFIECVEALRGCINALINLQREGFCDRTFTILVEDPSRPDVAEAVHVSLEEMELLVTSLSAMRTSRRGNKTTAHILSLSLIRKLQGRHGRKDQDRDAIPQFASHKWLPSLRFLCTALSIGLVSFSGSHACRFDSIFCSTPLDKIPVGFGLNFTLRKLACLEDFIGGPAWVLGRNDPIPSPDTGMKVSLTVQDFEHLWGPVWPFGRTPDKTPIIKTERGFIVPLSSQSEHEMTHDRVPYELEFHWTKELPHSLVAIERPENLLLNSARRILIGTATGKVGLTVNDKCQTQIGLIQQQIASQLQIPGAYRGHYVGDGYEVNLGGGEYVTGGITKKWKKIPARTQKSALIEICDKPNTRLMPLLKLQVGLEISACTGNARRISLWDAICISQKRGTRSKDGVANSLNPCEHGIGDINCISSCWVNEENEGIDCLGNRTNEQKVLSGLDARRRIIDCIKLFEYTGIDHDGSLQAWWPFTDTPLTCRISPVTTNDVTNWFRLIKDTRDTSAFPIVSQRCFEIRAHGNIQKCSRPCKNGHSRIAQTGLSTRIMLDPLWLPARGSRNQQRNNLTAKTGLVQGTKLMVGDTHLTIETEWKGEQPVVVAAISTNPLYYKLGVASRLLLEGKTPRAQEQINHDVTTGVSIPIIVY; encoded by the coding sequence ATGCCGCTATCGACATTGGGACCTTCTGCATATAATTCCTTGCCTGCAAACCAGAGCTTTACTGGGCCTACCCTGTCCCCTTGGTTCACACAGCCTCTAGACATGCCGCCTAACACTGCGAAATCCGGTGATCCACGGGGAAGTTTTGATCGCAGTGACAACAAGGCCCATCGGGGCCATGCAAAGCGGATACGCAGATCGCCAACAAACCTCAACAAAGATGGCCAAGCTCCATCATATATATACAACAACCGCTCCAAGGCGGAACTGCGTGGCTCCCAAGGCGCAGGCGTGCCCTCGGCCAGCAAAGCGGACTTCATGTTGGCGCCTTCAATTGAAGACACTGCAGCACCTGAGTGCGAGGGAAATACCTCGATAGACTTGGGAATCGAACAGGCTTACGATCTGCAATTTATACTAAATGCAAAGGAGTATCATGAAAAGCTAGACAAACTTGAGCTGGATACTGCGCTGTTCTGTGGACTTGATCAGTTCCTCCCTTATTTACCTGATAGCGCTTTGGAAAATTCAGGCCCCTATTCATCATTTATTGAATGCGTGGAAGCGCTCAGAGGATGCATTAACGCATTGATTAATCTCCAACGTGAGGGGTTCTGCGATCGTACGTTTACCATTTTGGTCGAAGATCCTTCAAGACCAGATGTCGCCGAAGCCGTTCATGTTTCGTTGGAAGAAATGGAATTACTGGTCACTTCACTTTCTGCTATGAGGACGTCAAGACGGGGAAACAAGACTACAGCACATATCCTGTCTCTATCCCTTATACGGAAACTACAGGGTCGCCATGGAAGGAAGGACCAAGACCGCGATGCAATTCCACAATTTGCATCGCATAAATGGCTACCTTCTCTCCGCTTCTTATGCACAGCGCTATCGATTGGCCTCGTGTCGTTCTCCGGCTCGCATGCTTGTCGGTTTGATTCAATATTTTGCAGCACGCCTTTGGACAAGATCCCGGTAGGATTTGGCTTGAATTTCACACTTCGAAAACTGGCATGCCTTGAGGATTTTATCGGCGGTCCTGCATGGGTTCTCGGAAGAAACGATCCGATACCATCACCAGACACCGGCATGAAAGTATCTTTAACAGTTCAAGATTTTGAGCATCTTTGGGGACCGGTATGGCCGTTTGGTAGAACCCCAGATAAAACGCCAATTATCAAGACCGAAAGGGGTTTCATAGTCCCGCTTTCGTCCCAGAGTGAGCATGAAATGACCCACGATCGCGTGCCGTATGAGCTTGAATTTCACTGGACGAAAGAGCTGCCGCATTCTTTAGTGGCAATTGAACGTCCGGAGAATCTCTTGCTGAATAGTGCAAGGCGGATCTTGATTGGCACTGCCACGGGCAAAGTTGGGCTCACTGTTAATGACAAATGCCAAACCCAAATTGGTTTGATACAACAACAAATTGCCAGTCAACTACAGATCCCAGGAGCATACAGAGGACACTATGTTGGAGATGGCTACGAGGTCAACCTAGGTGGTGGTGAATATGTCACGGGAGGCATCACCAAGAAATGGAAGAAGATCCCAGCACGGACACAGAAGAGCGCACTAATCGAGATTTGCGACAAGCCAAATACTAGACTGATGCCACTTTTGAAGCTCCAGGTAGGTCTCGAGATCAGCGCATGTACTGGGAATGCTAGGAGAATCTCCTTGTGGGATGCTATCTGCATATCACAGAAGAGAGGAACCAGATCAAAAGATGGTGTGGCCAACTCGTTGAATCCATGCGAGCACGGAATTGGCGATATCAACTGTATCAGCTCTTGCTGGGTcaatgaagaaaatgaagGGATCGATTGCCTCGGAAACAGAACCAATGAACAGAAGGTATTGAGTGGCTTGGATGCCCGACGCAGAATAATCGACTGCATCAAACTGTTTGAATACACCGGAATCGATCATGATGGAAGTTTGCAGGCCTGGTGGCCCTTTACAGACACTCCCCTGACCTGTCGCATATCGCCAGTCACAACAAACGACGTTACCAACTGGTTTCGGCTGATCAAGGATACGCGAGACACATCGGCCTTTCCTATAGTTAGTCAACGCTGTTTTGAGATTCGCGCACATGGGAATATCCAGAAGTGCTCTAGACCATGCAAGAACGGTCATTCTCGAATTGCACAAACAGGCCTATCAACTCGAATCATGTTAGATCCGCTATGGCTACCAGCACGTGGTAGTAGGAATCAGCAGCGGAATAACCTGACAGCGAAGACTGGTCTCGTCCAGGGAACCAAGCTCATGGTGGGTGATACTCATTTGACCATTGAAACTGAATGGAAAGGAGAGCAGCCAGTGGTGGTTGCAGCAATCAGTACAAATCCTTTGTACTATAAGTTGGGAGTGGCTAGTCGACTACTGCTCGAAGGGAAAACTCCCAGGGCCCAGGAGCAGATCAATCATGATGTCACGACAGGAGTATCAATTCCAATTATTGTGTATTAA
- a CDS encoding uncharacterized protein (COG:S;~EggNog:ENOG410PPVP;~InterPro:IPR027417), with the protein MAAAITSWVLNPIQSLTMSRPRTRKLWCTLSHDLQQSFPIECAADQDDIDTLKKKIWDRLPARFEDTLTDYSELKLYSPVVQLNYEEEFDVKNGEFLRPRRMITFNPLFPESKDPDVDIVVVVSGDTTTRKRKRSESQGVNLPPERPITEEPRICPRERTVSELAAILDDVNIVHVRGTPASGKTYLSELLRDHYQKEGRRVFLITEWEKLNPKNPWGSFVKLVKNSNEELEDAPASFNTTSSQSEQGHSWVVTSDTVILVDEAQKTYSDSVLWNTIFKERQKSVCAYNFRLCLFCSYGSPGTGPDQTFFTPVTLVNKQRISLTPQSQPGSPSIGLFYSKEEFRDVVSRLIKYLYKQKFSFDEGALDYIFVLSGGHPGAVESLVNVIFQNYRHEIKHRHLRTLTEDHVIWFLEDTATVFDKLSRESVNRSFPRIERCTSKISNILNKITEEGSVPFDLNDADIRFCYQNGWIHRVALDGDDIAVLPSRLHEKYIEYWIGTMSKPLPARFDSLLKLCKEILSKFSIMNLRHSAEGKKMSTASQPKPVEAQYQSEFYRGFVHTAGQGVPISSEWSRTKDGRVDFYIPEKKWAIELLRNHIKVEEHISRFKEGGKYHPWLKENMVEDWIIINCATSLPTKEYSESRLWHAVFVNDYSELQLYNHQKVLMMSVHLRG; encoded by the exons ATGGCTgctgccatcaccagctgggtgctcaacccaatccagtctttgacaatgtctcgaccgcGTACTCGCAAGTTATGGTGCACTTTATCCCATGATCTTCAGCAGTCATTTCCTATAGAGTGTGCTGCAGACCAAGATGATATTGACactctcaaaaagaagatctGGGATCGTTTACCAGCACGCTTTGAAGATACTCTAACCGACTACAGTGAGCTCAAGCTCTACAGCCCTGTTGTGCAACTCAAttatgaagaggagtttgatgtgaaaaatggtgaattcctacgcccacgccgaatgatcacgttcaacccactcttccctgaaagcaaggatccagatgtggatattgttgttgttgtgagcggagATACCACTAcacggaaacggaagcgctctgaatcacaaggtg TGAACTTACCTCCGGAACGGCCCATCACAGAGGAACCACGCATATGTCCTCGAGAGCGTACAGTGTCAGAACTCgcggccattttggatgacgtgaacatagtccatgtgcgtgggactccagccagtgggaaaacatATCTCTCTGAACTCCTGAGGGACCATTATCaaaaagagggaagaagggtTTTTTTGATCACAGAATGGGAAAAACTGAATCCCAAGAATCCTTGGGGAAGTTTTGTCAAGCTTGTTAAGAATTCAAATGAAGAACTAGAAGATGCCCCTGCTAGTTTCAACACAACTTCATCACAGTCAGAACAGGGTCACTCTTGGGTTGTGACATCAGACACTGTGATTCtcgtggatgaggcacagaaGACTTACAGTGATTCtgtgctctggaacacaattTTCAAAGAGAGACAGAAGTCTGTCTGTGCATACAattttcgactatgtcttttctgctcttatgGCAGTCCAGGcacaggcccagatcaaacattcttcactccagttACCCTTGTCAACAAACAACGCATCTCATTGACACCACAAAGCCAGCCAGGCTCACCATCTATAGGCTTATTTTAcagcaaagaagagttcaggGATGTTGTTTCACGATTGATCAAGTATCTCTATAAGCAAAAGTTCagttttgatgaaggtgccctGGACTACATATTTGTGCTATCAGGTGGTCATCCAGGAGCGGTTGAATCCCTAGTCAATGTAATTTTCCAG AACTACCGCCATGAGATCAAGCATAGACATCTTAgaaccttgacagaagatcatgtcatctggttcctggaggatACTGCCACAGTCTTTGACAAGCTTAGTAGAGAGTCAGttaatcgctcttttccTCGTATAGAGAGGTGCACAAGCAAGATTTCAAACATATTGAACAAAATTACAGAGGAAGGAagtgttccatttgatctCAATGATGCAGACATCAGGTTCTGCTATCAGAatggttggattcacagggtagctctggatggtgatgatattgcagttttgccatcgcgcttacatgaaaa atacatcgaatattggattggcacaatgtcaaaacccctgcctgccagatttgaTTCCCTACTgaaattatgcaaagaaattctcagcaaattctctatcatgaacttaaggcattcagctgagggcaaaaaaatgtcaactgcatcacaacccaaACCTGTGGAAGCCCAGTATCAAAGTGAGTTCTACAGGGGATTTGTCCATAcagcagggcaaggtgtaccgatatccagtgaatggtcaaggaccaaggatggtcgagtggatttctatatcccagaaaagaaatgggcgattGAATTGTTGAGAAATCATATCAAAGTTGAggaacatatctctcgattcaaggagggtggcaaatatcatccctggctgaaggagaatATGGTcgaggattggatcataatcaaCTGTGCGACTTCCTTACCAACCAAAG AGTACTCTGAGTCTAGACTGTGGCATGCTGTGTTtgtcaatgattattctgaattgcagttgtataaccatcagaaagttcttatgatgtctgtgcatctacgTGGCTGA
- a CDS encoding uncharacterized protein (COG:S;~EggNog:ENOG410PHY3;~InterPro:IPR019384;~PFAM:PF10257): MDFWSRLIGGSRSLTSKSFRATSPTERLTAFKRTCNSLQQIWRSSNTPIDQQSTTTHARNCIERLNSVLSDESRGPAPHPCLQYASSSQIFVTVTKLALSSYDDNTLRCAAVFFNTLIDAEVDGVVDNRLFARALVDLVRRADKHSEDVEGRLVELLFGVANNIRLQPGILPAWFAPRNEGLDGQEAGGGDAGGQRQSLSGKEFAGATRKDDFPLFYLLVEYVHHEGRAGDFARTGLLYLIETASRSKHLERWLIESDLATLMATGLGALYSQLGSLSFIPPEEKPPHIIALSDHAGQDTAIPPYLGSPMRSFMSYLLFWQDTIDHCKSAEVNGTLLDHFQILFLEQLLYPSLLESSDVEGGSTAAVLTYLYRILESLVQDDLVHRILHFLLASDSGKGSVDMSVSRRKSLDVLAAFSEEAAKPSPSLFNLRDLALLGLRSSNRQTVLATLRLLTVVLQRHHPFTRSLIRTVPGQPAKQRTVGALNAELGNMVSMATSIVNDPTLDESYDNYLKDASWILEAHLCIAPAEASPNDPTADRPLEIQQGDGLIRELLNCLRDFFTNSVVVNLALTEVLMSIASSHLLSLDGWILVDPSKYNYPDPSTPTTDENKNILDEIRLAYEEPTWSSEDTPTLTSILQHLVQQTQEWRKILPDFDILVAARRDLLHQEDEPVNPATDPRNSTSRLSTATIWDSDMNFVRGRARSSLTRGLGSVSASPRTSTSAFGSPHRGRDRSSSLARPLASRESSLARTEELRKRLSAPFFPSAPANPVPKRDNLPTTTEEPQEQEQEHDDSEEQKHEDEEEQSGQQGESNEDESAIVDEPAPSASLGHVLTNVIILYEFLLELSATVQVRGSLYEEAGFPGIGVDISV, from the exons ATGGATTTT TGGTCTCGTCTCATCGGCGGCTCCCGTTCGCTAACCTCCAAGAGCTTCCGCGCAACATCACCAACTGAGCGATTGACAGCTTTCAAACGAACCTGCAATAGTCTTCAG CAAATCTGGCGCTCCAGCAACACCCCTATCGACCAACAATCCACAACCACCCACGCCCGCAATTGCATCGAACGCCTAAACTCCGTCCTCAGCGATGAATCACGCGGCCCAGCACCTCACCCCTGTCTTCAATACGCCTCCTCCTCCCAAATCTTCGTAACAGTCACCAAACTCGCGCTCTCTAGTTACGACGACAACACGCTCCGCTGCGCGGCTGTCTTCTTCAACACCCTGATTGATGCGGAGGTCGATGGCGTCGTTGATAATCGACTGTTCGCGAGGGCGTTGGTGGATCTGGTGAGGAGGGCGGATAAGCATTcggaggatgtggagggcAGGCTTGTGGAGTTGTTGTTTGGGGTTGCGAATAATATTCGATTACAGCCAGGTATTCTGCCGGCTTGGTTTGCGCCTAGAAATGAGGGATTAGATGGGCAGGAAGCTGGGGGTGGTGATGCTGGTGGGCAGCGGCAGAGTCTGAGTGGGAAGGAGTTTGCGggggcgacgaggaaggatgACTTTCCGTTATTTTATCTGCTGGTTGAGTATGTGCACCATGAGGGACGGGCGGGTGATTTTGCTCGTACGGGATTGCTTTATTTGATTGAGACGGCTTCGCGGTCGAAGCATCTGGAGCGGTGGTTGATTGAGAGTGATCTGGCGACTTTGATGGCTACTGGTTTGGGTGCACTCTACAGTCAGCTGGGCAG TCTGTCATTCATTCCGCCTGAGGAAAAGCCACCGCATATCATTGCTCTGTCGGATCATGCTGGGCAGGATACAGCTATTCCGCCCTACCTGGGCTCTCCTATGAGATCGTTCATGTCGTATCTCTTGTTTTGGCAGGATACGATTGACCATTGCAAGTCAGCAGAAGTCAACGGTACCCTTTTGGACCACTTTCAAATTCTGTTCTTGGAACAGCTATT ATACCCATCTCTATTGGAGTCATCGGATGTCGAAGGAGGATCCACCGCCGCAGTTCTAACTTATCTTTACAGAATCCTGGAATCATTGGTACAAGATGATCTGGTTCACCGCATTCTTCACTTCCTACTCGCCTCGGACTCAGGCAAGGGGAGTGTGGACATGTCAGTCAGCAGACGGAAGTCACTGGACGTGTTGGCGGCATTTTCGGAGGAAGCAGCTAAGCCGTCACCATCATTGTTCAACCTGCGGGATCTTGCACTACTTGGCCTGCGGTCGTCGAACCGTCAAACTGTCCTGGCAACGCTACGTCTACTGACAGTCGTTCTCCAACGCCACCATCCTTTCACACGGTCTTTGATCCGAACTGTACCTGGCCAACCGGCCAAGCAGCGCACCGTCGGAGCATTGAACGCAGAGCTGGGGAATATGGTCTCGATGGCTACCTCCATCGTCAATGATCCCACCCTGGACGAGTCATATGACAACTACCTCAAAGATGCTTCGTGGATACTAGAGGCTCATTTATGCATCGCCCCGGCCGAAGCAAGCCCCAATGACCCTACAGCAGATCGACCACTTGAAATCCAACAAGGCGATGGTTTGATCCGCGAATTACTGAACTGCCTACGCGACTTCTTCACCAACAGTGTCGTGGTTAACCTGGCTCTAACCGAAGTCCTAATGAGCATCGCATCCTCACACCTCCTATCCCTCGATGGCTGGATCCTTGTCGACCCCTCCAAATACAACTACCCCGACCCATCAACCCCCACAACCGACGAAAACAAGAACATCCTGGACGAAATCCGCCTCGCATACGAAGAACCCACCTGGTCCTCCGAAGACACCCCAACCTTAACCTCCATCCTCCAACACCTCGTCCAACAAACCCAAGAATGGCGCAAAATCCTTCCCGACTTCGACATTCTCGTTGCAGCCCGTCGAGACCTCCTCCATCAAGAAGACGAGCCCGTCAACCCTGCCACAGACCCGCGCAACAGCACCAGCCGCCTTTCTACTGCTACTATTTGGGACTCTGATATGAACTTCGTTCGTGGTCGTGCTCGATCATCGCTTACCCGTGGACTAGGCAGTGTGTCTGCATCACCGCGCACTTCGACAAGTGCATTTGGTTCTCCGCATAGAGGGCGAGATCGGTCCTCTTCGCTAGCTAGACCTCTCGCGTCTCGTGAATCATCACTCGCTCGAACAGAGGAATTACGGAAACGATTATCTGCGCCATTCTTTCCATCCGCACCGGCGAATCCTGTGCCGAAACGTGATAATctcccaacaacaacagagGAACCGCAGGAGCAGGAACAAGAACACGATGATTCCGAAGAACAAAAAcacgaagacgaggaagaaCAATCAGGACAACAAGGAGAAAGCAACGAAGACGAATCAGCTATTGTGGATGAGCCGGCCCCGTCTGCATCGCTGGGCCATGTCCTTACAAACGTGATTATTCTCTACGAGTTCTTGCTGGAACTCTCAGCTACGGTACAGGTTCGAGGGAGTTTATATGAGGAAGCGGGATTTCCGGGCATTGGAGTAGATATATCTGTTTGA
- the nctA gene encoding negative cofactor 2 transcription regulator complex subunit BUR6 (COG:K;~EggNog:ENOG410PRRH;~InterPro:IPR009072,IPR027116,IPR003958;~PFAM:PF00808;~go_function: GO:0003712 - transcription coregulator activity [Evidence IEA];~go_function: GO:0046982 - protein heterodimerization activity [Evidence IEA]), with protein sequence MTDQDNSYRPRSPDFSSFQSNFPPPAASSPSYQFTPLAHHASYDASPFFTPQYHQRPAAAQQYVPPFSPSYPAQDFDMARRSSRIARATEADPAPESKYLEEPSEPEAPEEVAEYEPEPKPEPEEPELPIKEEVKSRLGEGIEVKTKFPVARIKRIMQADEDVGKVAQVTPIAVSKALELFMISLVTKAAKEAKDRNSKRVTASHLKHAVAKDEVLDFLADIIAKVPDQPSRKQDDDGSDQNEGKRKRGGRRPKEDNSD encoded by the exons ATGACAGACCAGGATAATTCCTACAGACCTCGATCCCCCgatttctcctccttccaaTCCAACTTCCCTCCCCCAGCGGCCAGCAGTCCCAGCTATCAATTCACTCCGCTGGCCCACCACGCCTCCTACGACGCCTCCCCGTTCTTCACCCCGCAATACCACCAGCGGCCGGCCGCTGCACAGCAATACGTGCCTCCGTTCTCCCCCAGTTACCCTGCACAGGATTTCGATATGGCCCGGAGATCATCTCGCATCGCGCGCGCAACCGAAGCCGACCCCGCGCCTGAATCAAAATACCTCGAGGAGCCCAGTGAGCCTGAGGCGCCAGAAGAGGTGGCTGAGTATGAACCGGAACCCAAGCCTGAGCCCGAGGAGCCTGAGCTGCCGATCAAGGAGGAGGTCAAGTCACGTCTCGGGGAGGGGATAGAGGTTAAGACCAAGTTTCCGGTGGCGCGCATCAAGCGCATCATGCAGGCGGATGAGGATGTCGGGAAGGTTGCGCAGGTTACCCCGATTGCAGTGT CCAAAGCATTGGAACTTTTCATGATCTCCCTCGTCACCAAGGCCGCCAAAGAAGCCAAAGACCGCAATTCCAAACGCGTCACTGCGTCACATTTGAAACACGCCGTTGCCAAAGACGAGGTTCTAGACTTTCTGGCAGACATAATCGCCAAGGTCCCGGACCAACCCAGTCGGAAACAGGATGATGACGGAAGTGATCAGAACGAGGGGAAACGAAAGCGCGGAGGCCGACGACCGAAAGAAGATAATAGTGACTAG